The sequence GGACCGGCCGGGGGCTGCCCCCCGGCCGGGACAGGGGGGCTACCACCCCGAAGCGGCCGTTCGGGCGAGGGCGGCCCGCTCCGGGGCGGTCGGTGAGGGGCGTCAGGAGTCGGACGGGGGCTTGTACAGGCGCACCGTGGCGGCGATCTTCCGTACCGTCTCGTCCGTCACCTCGCCGGAGACACCCTTGGCGCCGAAGAAGGACCAGGAGACCAGGTCGCCCTGGGCGTTCTTGAAGGCGAAGGTCCACGCCTTGCCGTCCGTCACGCATTTCTGCGCCTTCTTCACCCCCGTGGACCAGGCGCTGCCCAGATCGCCCTTGAGGCCGGAGGTGGTGGTGAAGGGTTCGACGGTGCCGGACTTCACCTTGGTCTTGTCGGGCTGGGTGTAGGCGCCGTAGACCCAGGTCCTCGGGTCTGCGCCGGCTATCTCCTGGGTGCTGCGGGCCCCGTTGTCGCGCCTGCTGCCCGCGGTGGCCAGGGCGGTGTCGTCCACGGTGCCGTTCTTGTCGGTGTCCGCGGAGCACCACTCGGGCTGGAGGGACGCGGGGGCCTGGACCGCGATGAGCGGCTTGTCGTCGGGGTCGTCGTTCTTGGCGACGTAGGTGACCCAGTCGGGCGTCTGCAGCTTCCACTGCGGCGGGACGTCGAAGGCGATGCCCTGGGCCGGGTTGGTGACGACCTTCCAGCCCTTGACCGTGGCGGTACGGCCGTCGGGGCTGCGCGGGTTGTCCGTGCTCTGCTGCGCCGCCCCGGTCGGCGCCGGGGTGGGGCCCGGGTCCACCCGGTCGTGCTTGCCGCCGAGCAGCACGAAGCCGGTGACACCCGCGGCGACGACGACGGCCGCGGCGGCGATGACGGCGACGAGCTTGGTACGGTCCCGGCCGCCACCGCCGCCCGTGGGCGGGGGCGCGGGTGCGCCGACCGGCTGAGTGGGCGCGTTCCACTGCTGGGGCTGCTGGTAGGGATTCGGCTGGTGGTACCCGGCCTGCTGATAGGGGTTCGGCTGATGTTCGACCGGGGGCTGCTGCGGGTTCTGTCCGCCCCCCGGTGGCTGCTCTCCTGGCCACATGCGAGGCAACGATACGGCGGGTGACCCCCGCCCTCGGACGGGGGTGATCGCCACGAGGGACGGTCTCCACACACGTCCGCCCACGGCCGGGCACACCGGGGCGAAGGCACGCACATCCGGCTCACCGGATACCTACGATGACGCCGACGACGCTCCCGAGGAAGGGAAGTTGGCCATGAAGGCGGACGAGGGCGGCCAGGCGCCGAGCATTGCCCGGGTGTACGACTATCTGCTCGGCGGCAAGGACAACTACCCGGTCGACCGGGAGATCGGCGACCACTTCAAGGTGAACCTGCCGGGGTCGGCCGCCATCGCCCACACCAACCGAGGGGCGTTGATCCGCGCGGTCCGCGCCCTCGGGCGCGGCGGCGTCCGGCAGTTCGTCGATCTGGGGAGCGGGCTGCCGACCGCCGACAATGTGCACCAGGTCGCGCAGCGCCATCAGCCCGGGGCGGCCGTCGTCCAGGTCGACACGGACCCGACCGTCCTCGCGCACGGCCGGGCGCTGCTGGCGGAGGACGACACCACGACGATCATCGAGGGCGACGTCCGCGACCCCGGCACCATCCGCCACCACCCGGAGACCGAGCAGCTGATCGGCTTCGGGCAGCCGGTCGGCGTCATCCTCAGTGCCGTTCCGCACCATCTCAACGACGACGAGGACCCGGCCGGGATCGTCCGCTACTGGGCCGAGCCGATCGCGCCCGGCGGCTACGTCTTCATCTCCCACTTCCGCTCCGGCCACAACGAGCAGACCGAGGCCGCCCAGGCCAAGCTCATCGGCACCTTCGGCCGTGGCCGCTGGCGCACGGACGCCGAACCGCGTGCCCTCTTCGGCACCTTGACCCTCCGGCCTCCGGGCATCGTCCCCGCCTTCCAATGGCATCCGGACGCATCGGAGGAGCCCCGGACACCGACCGTCTGGGAACAACTCATCGCGGCGGGACTCGCCAGGAAGGCGTAGCCGCCTTCCTCCCACTCCAGGCACGTCTCCGGCCGGCAGGCGGGCATTCCCTTGATCCGGCAGCCATACAGGAGAAACTGTACAGGTGAGACTGTACAGATTAAGGTGCGGAGTATGAGTGAGAATCCGAGTCTGTCGCCGTCGGCGGTCGAGGCGTCGCGTGAGGTTCGCGCGGTGATCAGCCGGTTGCGGCGGCGCATCCTGAAAGCCTCCGAGACCGAGGACATCACATTGGGGCAGGCGTCCGTGCTGGCCCGGCTGGCCGACAAGGGCGGTGTCACGGCGAGCGAGCTGGCCACGGCCGAGGGGGTGCGGCACCAGTCGATGACGGCGATGGTCGCCGCGCTCGTAGCACTGGAGCTGGTGGAACGCGCCCCGGACCCGGACGACGGCCGGCGGCTGCTGATCGAGCTGACCGCGGCGGGCCGGCGCCGGGTGGAGAAGGGGCGACAGGCCCGCACGGAGTGGCTCGCCGGCCGGTTGCAGGAGCGGTGCACGGAGGAGGAACGCCGCAATGTGATCGCCGCGATGACCGTACTGGAGCGGCTGACCCATGACTGAAACGGAGCCGGGGGCGATACGGGAGACGGACCGGCCCGGATTCGACCGGCGGCTGCTGCCGCCGATGATGCTGGGCTCGATCCTGAACCCGATCAACTCCACCATCATCTCGGTCGCGCTCGTCCCCATCGGCAAGGCCCTGGGCGCACCGGCCTCGCAGACCGCGTGGCTGGTCTCCGCCCTCTATCTGGCCACCTCGCTCGGGCAGCCCGTCGTGGGGCGGCTCATCGACCTCTTCGGGCCGCGCAGGCTCTTCCTCGCGAGCACCAGCCTCGTCGGGGTCGCCGGTGTCGTCGGCACCCTGGCCCCCAACATGGCGGTACTGATCGTCGCCCGTGTCCTGCTCGGGTTCGGCACCTGCTCCGGTTACCCCGCCGCGATGGCCCTGGTACGCAGCGAGGCCAAGCGCACCGGGCGGGACAGCCCGGGCGGGGTGCTGACCGCGCTGGCGGTCGCCAACCAGACGATCGCGGTCATCGGCCCCCTGCTCGGCGGACTGCTGATCGCGGTGGGCGGCTGGCGGGCCACCTTCGCGCTGAACGTGCCGCTGTCCGTCGCCTCCGTGGTGCTGGGCCTGCTCTGGCTGCCCAAGTCGGCGCCCGTGGCGGATGATCCGGCCGAGCGGCGCGGCAGCCTGGTCTCCCAGCTCGACCTGCCCGGCATGGCCCTGTTCGCGGCGACCCTCACCTCGCTGCTGCTGTTCCTGATGAACCCGCATGCGCGCGACTGGTATCTGCTGGTCGTCGCCGCGGCCCTGGGCGCCGGGTTCGCGGTGCGGGAGCTGCGCGCCGCCGCCCCCTTCATCGACCTGCGGGTGTTCGGCGGGAACATGCCGCTGCTGGCCACGTACCTGCGCGCCCTCGTCGCGTACGTCGTCGCCTACGCCTTCCTGTACGGCTTCAGCCAGTGGACCGAAGAGGGCTACGGGCTGTCCCCCTTCCGCGCGGGACTGGTGCAGATCCCCACGTTCCTGGTCGCGATCGGCGTCTCCATCGTCTCCGGGCGGCGGCCGGGCGTGCGCGGCAAGCTGCTGGTCGGCGCGGCGGGGCAGATCGTCGCCTGCCTGCTGATGCTCACGCTCGCCGGAAGCAGCCCGCTGTGGACGCTGTTCCTCGTCACGCTGGTCTTCGGTATCCCGCAGGGGCTGAACAATCTGGCCCTCCAGAACTCCGTCTACTTCCAGGCCGATCCCGAGCGGATCGCGTCCTCGGCCGGGCTGCTGCGCACCTTCGCCTACATCGGCTCGATGATCGCCTCCTCCGCGGCCGCCGCGTCCTTCGGGAGGCACATCGACACTGGCGGCATGCACCACCTAGTGTGGATCATGATCGGCGCCGGCGTGCTCTACCTGCTGCTGACCGTCCTCGACCGCTCCCTCGACCGGGCCCCGGCGCCGGACACCCAGGCGGCGAAGTAGCCCCGGAGTCCCCCCTCCCGGGGGCCGAAGACCGCACCACCGTAGGACCGCACCACCGTAAGACCGCACGACCGTACGAAAGGCACCACCATGCCCCGCACCGCTCTCCTGCTCATGGACGTCCAGAACTGCCACGTCCCCCAGGTGGCCGACGGCTACCTCCCCCATGCCGTGCGCGCCCTGCGCACCGCCCGCGACGCCGGTGTCCCGGTCATCCATGTGGCGCTCCAGCTGCGTCCCGGGCATGTCGACGCCCACCCCTTCAACAAGACCTTCGGCGCCCTGCCGACGCACCTGTTCACGGCGGACGACCCCGGTGCCGCGATCCACCCGGACGTCGCCCCCGCGGACGGGGAGATCGTCGTGTACAAGAACCGGGTCAGCGCGTTCACCGGGAACAATCTCCAGCAGATCCTGGCCGCCCAGGGCATCGACCATCTCGTCCTGGCGGGCATCGCCACCAGTGGGATCGTGCTGTCCACCGCGCTCCAGGCCGCCGACCTCGACTACCGGGTCACCGTTCTGTCCGACGCCTGCGCCGACCCCAAGCCCTCGCTGCACGACGCCCTC is a genomic window of Streptomyces sp. WP-1 containing:
- a CDS encoding MarR family winged helix-turn-helix transcriptional regulator, with product MSENPSLSPSAVEASREVRAVISRLRRRILKASETEDITLGQASVLARLADKGGVTASELATAEGVRHQSMTAMVAALVALELVERAPDPDDGRRLLIELTAAGRRRVEKGRQARTEWLAGRLQERCTEEERRNVIAAMTVLERLTHD
- a CDS encoding SAM-dependent methyltransferase, translating into MKADEGGQAPSIARVYDYLLGGKDNYPVDREIGDHFKVNLPGSAAIAHTNRGALIRAVRALGRGGVRQFVDLGSGLPTADNVHQVAQRHQPGAAVVQVDTDPTVLAHGRALLAEDDTTTIIEGDVRDPGTIRHHPETEQLIGFGQPVGVILSAVPHHLNDDEDPAGIVRYWAEPIAPGGYVFISHFRSGHNEQTEAAQAKLIGTFGRGRWRTDAEPRALFGTLTLRPPGIVPAFQWHPDASEEPRTPTVWEQLIAAGLARKA
- a CDS encoding cysteine hydrolase family protein; translated protein: MPRTALLLMDVQNCHVPQVADGYLPHAVRALRTARDAGVPVIHVALQLRPGHVDAHPFNKTFGALPTHLFTADDPGAAIHPDVAPADGEIVVYKNRVSAFTGNNLQQILAAQGIDHLVLAGIATSGIVLSTALQAADLDYRVTVLSDACADPKPSLHDALVSGVLTQRGEVTTVEAWGHTLRTGS
- a CDS encoding MFS transporter; the protein is MTETEPGAIRETDRPGFDRRLLPPMMLGSILNPINSTIISVALVPIGKALGAPASQTAWLVSALYLATSLGQPVVGRLIDLFGPRRLFLASTSLVGVAGVVGTLAPNMAVLIVARVLLGFGTCSGYPAAMALVRSEAKRTGRDSPGGVLTALAVANQTIAVIGPLLGGLLIAVGGWRATFALNVPLSVASVVLGLLWLPKSAPVADDPAERRGSLVSQLDLPGMALFAATLTSLLLFLMNPHARDWYLLVVAAALGAGFAVRELRAAAPFIDLRVFGGNMPLLATYLRALVAYVVAYAFLYGFSQWTEEGYGLSPFRAGLVQIPTFLVAIGVSIVSGRRPGVRGKLLVGAAGQIVACLLMLTLAGSSPLWTLFLVTLVFGIPQGLNNLALQNSVYFQADPERIASSAGLLRTFAYIGSMIASSAAAASFGRHIDTGGMHHLVWIMIGAGVLYLLLTVLDRSLDRAPAPDTQAAK